A region of the Plasmodium vinckei vinckei genome assembly, chromosome: PVVCY_11 genome:
atcattaaatcttaaataaatttaaggcatattattatataaacagTCATTGACCTATCAAATAGGCGATGgcgtatttttttttctgataataaataaaatcacacaaatatatagtataaataattattcaaaaatactgaaatatgcatataaaattttattgatatatttgttaaaatatgtatagaTAAAGCTATGATGGAATGGCTGAAAAGCTTGGATCTATTTAGTGACCTTTTCCTTCGaaagtaaataatatttcaaaaaaggaaagaaggataaaaaaaataaacaaaacaatAAGAGGGATTACTTAGGTAGTAATGTTATGAAATAGAAAGCAGAAGAAGGGATATAGGTTTTCGTAATTTGAAacaaaagtaaaaaatgataaaaaaaattacaagaAATGGGATACTAGAAGAGGTagcaaaaaaaacgaaatgTTGGAGCCTTTTGAACAATAACAAATATGGTGTATTATTTaatcataataaatatatatcatatgatgaaaaaataaaagaaaaatcgAATTTAGATGAAAGCAGTGAAACAACTGACACATTGTGTAATGTAAATAGTAATTTtgatgtaaaaaatatattagttCATGATAAGTATAAAATCCAAGTAGCTTTATGTATTGATAGATTTCCTTTAGATTTTATTCCTGAAAAGTTTGAAAAAGATTTTGATGATTTCAGAGATAAATGGTTGTTAcgaacaaataataatttagaaaTAAGTGAAGAATTTTTACAcatgaaatataatttaagtTCTTTtcatgataaaaaaaaaaatgaaaataacaatgaacaagattatttgaaaaaacatCAAAACAATAAAGGAGAGACAAATGAAGCTAATACAGAAAAGGAAACAGAACACGAAGAAAATGATCAATCAGAGCAAGACaatttagaaaatttatttagcATAGAAGGaatggaaaatat
Encoded here:
- a CDS encoding mitochondrial ribosomal protein L46 precursor, putative, producing the protein MIKKITRNGILEEVAKKTKCWSLLNNNKYGVLFNHNKYISYDEKIKEKSNLDESSETTDTLCNVNSNFDVKNILVHDKYKIQVALCIDRFPLDFIPEKFEKDFDDFRDKWLLRTNNNLEISEEFLHMKYNLSSFHDKKKNENNNEQDYLKKHQNNKGETNEANTEKETEHEENDQSEQDNLENLFSIEGMENILSLKRKLDQEKKKKQSDINNINEKGDDDDKINEYPFRNIKRKPHDFLYLLVKYKKTDNNNDNNIVNKWMFPFIDFKKKLLIRENLQYLCSHHLKCEIPFFIGYSPCTFEKRKFKTPLIPNEIIGRKIFYYRAHYTNNDANINLIQNQYIHDFAWVTRSELKQFLSISKYHVIKDSIPLT